The Chryseobacterium aureum genome contains a region encoding:
- a CDS encoding M1 family metallopeptidase, whose protein sequence is MKLKVVILSLSVFAYTGFTAQNIQNNPGSNHGNKFEQLGTILPTPNIYRTASGAPGHGYWQNRADYNISAYLDEDKRNLKGSETVTYYNNSPDELDYIWLQLDENEHSSIRNAGYDNSSVLRPSTTDQQLKVSELPVKDNGYGVNLEKVTDASGNPLKYTVNKTMMRIDLPKALKKGEKFVFKVDWNYNISNRIKMGGRGGYENFPEDGNDLYTMAQWYPRMCVYSDFQGWQNHQFTGRGEFALVFGDFKVSMNVPADHIVGGTGECKNYDQVLTSDQLLRYKKAENAAEPIEIVTLDEAKKAEKNHSKQRKTWVFEAKDVRDFAWTSSRKFVWDGMRVTIPENNNKVMAMSFYPKESYGLYRKFSTKAVAHTIKTYSEFTIPYPYPVAQSVEASNGMEYPMICFNFGRTEKDGTYSEGTKNGMIGVIIHEVGHNFFPMIINSDERQWAWMDEGLNTFTEYLTEEKWDNKFPSKRGPAWTIVDYMKLPKDQLEPIMSNSENIVQYGPNAYSKPATGLNILRETIMGRELFDKAFKTYAKRWAFKHPEPADLFRTMEDASGEDLDWFWRGWFYGTDPVDIAIDKVTVAVPNLETDPKAAAEVKYQVEKPLVNSFEDLSKIRNREDKNIKFYVDGDKDAQDFYYRYDRGQEKVDHNKEYTLKTEAGLPLDAKDKEKFKNITGYQIDFVNKGGLVMPIILEFTFEDGSKVYDKSAAQIWRLNEQKVSKTYYFDKKVKSIQLDPMRETADIDTTNNLWTSTGSGAETSKFQLFKQKQEAGSVRGGSTGKVNPMQAAGKS, encoded by the coding sequence ATGAAACTAAAAGTTGTTATACTTTCACTTTCTGTATTTGCATATACAGGTTTCACCGCACAAAATATTCAGAATAACCCGGGCAGCAATCATGGCAACAAGTTTGAGCAGCTGGGAACCATTCTGCCCACACCCAACATCTACAGAACGGCTTCAGGAGCTCCAGGACACGGATACTGGCAAAACAGAGCCGATTACAACATTTCCGCCTATCTGGATGAAGACAAAAGAAATCTGAAAGGTTCAGAAACTGTAACTTACTACAACAATTCTCCGGATGAACTGGATTATATCTGGCTGCAGCTTGATGAAAATGAACACTCAAGCATCAGAAATGCAGGTTATGACAATTCTTCCGTACTCCGTCCCTCCACTACAGACCAGCAGCTTAAGGTTTCTGAGCTTCCTGTAAAAGACAATGGCTATGGAGTGAATCTTGAAAAAGTAACTGATGCTTCTGGTAATCCCTTGAAGTACACAGTCAATAAGACGATGATGCGTATTGACCTTCCTAAAGCTTTGAAAAAGGGGGAAAAATTCGTTTTTAAGGTAGACTGGAACTATAATATTTCCAACCGAATCAAGATGGGAGGCCGGGGAGGTTACGAAAATTTCCCTGAAGACGGCAATGATCTGTATACGATGGCACAGTGGTATCCAAGAATGTGCGTTTACAGCGACTTCCAGGGGTGGCAAAACCATCAGTTTACCGGAAGAGGAGAATTTGCTCTGGTTTTCGGAGATTTTAAAGTTTCTATGAATGTTCCTGCAGATCATATTGTAGGAGGAACCGGTGAGTGTAAAAACTATGATCAGGTATTGACATCTGATCAGCTGTTAAGATATAAAAAAGCTGAAAATGCGGCTGAACCTATTGAAATTGTAACTTTGGATGAGGCCAAAAAAGCCGAAAAAAATCATTCGAAGCAAAGAAAAACATGGGTATTTGAGGCGAAAGATGTTCGCGATTTTGCATGGACTTCTTCCAGAAAGTTTGTATGGGACGGAATGCGTGTAACGATTCCTGAAAATAATAATAAGGTAATGGCCATGAGTTTCTATCCGAAAGAATCTTATGGACTGTACAGAAAATTTTCTACCAAAGCAGTAGCGCATACTATCAAAACCTATTCGGAGTTTACCATTCCATATCCTTATCCTGTAGCGCAGTCTGTAGAAGCTTCCAACGGCATGGAATATCCAATGATCTGTTTCAATTTCGGAAGAACTGAGAAGGACGGAACGTATTCCGAAGGAACCAAAAACGGAATGATCGGGGTAATTATCCATGAAGTGGGCCACAACTTCTTCCCCATGATCATCAATTCTGATGAAAGACAGTGGGCATGGATGGATGAAGGGCTGAATACGTTTACAGAATATCTTACAGAAGAAAAATGGGATAATAAATTTCCATCGAAAAGAGGTCCTGCATGGACGATCGTAGATTATATGAAACTGCCGAAAGATCAGCTGGAGCCTATCATGAGCAATTCTGAAAATATTGTTCAGTATGGCCCGAATGCTTATTCAAAACCGGCTACAGGACTGAATATTCTTCGTGAAACCATCATGGGACGAGAGCTTTTCGACAAAGCATTTAAAACATATGCCAAAAGATGGGCTTTCAAACATCCTGAACCTGCAGATTTATTCCGTACCATGGAAGATGCCAGCGGTGAAGACCTTGACTGGTTCTGGAGAGGATGGTTCTATGGTACAGACCCTGTAGATATTGCGATTGATAAAGTAACGGTAGCGGTTCCTAATCTTGAGACAGATCCAAAAGCTGCCGCTGAAGTAAAATATCAGGTGGAAAAGCCTTTGGTAAACAGTTTTGAAGATCTTTCCAAAATCAGGAACAGAGAAGACAAGAATATCAAATTCTATGTTGACGGTGATAAGGACGCTCAGGATTTCTATTACCGATATGACAGAGGTCAGGAAAAGGTAGATCATAATAAGGAATACACCCTCAAAACAGAGGCGGGTCTTCCTTTAGATGCCAAGGATAAAGAAAAATTTAAAAATATTACCGGATATCAGATTGATTTTGTGAACAAAGGAGGGCTGGTAATGCCGATTATTCTTGAATTCACTTTTGAAGACGGTTCAAAAGTGTATGATAAGTCTGCCGCACAAATCTGGAGACTGAACGAACAAAAGGTTTCTAAAACCTATTATTTTGATAAAAAAGTAAAATCTATTCAGCTGGATCCGATGAGAGAAACTGCTGATATTGATACCACCAATAACTTATGGACAAGTACCGGATCCGGTGCTGAAACTTCAAAATTCCAGCTCTTTAAGCAAAAGCAAGAGGCAGGTTCTGTAAGAGGAGGCTCAACGGGTAAGGTTAACCCAATGCAGGCCGCTGGAAAGAGTTAA
- a CDS encoding LytR/AlgR family response regulator transcription factor yields the protein MAKLTIVNVDDEYPALQLVKQYCDQLEEVELLASFQKPEEALAFLRENKVDLVVFDINMPGINGVELLQQLPDPPLCIFLTLETKYAVKAFELDVVHYLIKPVDFDTFKKAVNKARDFVQFKNSSSSQHQEDYIMFKSNYVMNKVFLKDILWIQGFGEYIVLMTPLKKYMILERMSNFEEKFQHFGFIRIHKSYIVLSEHISSYNSGHVFLKNGEELPLGRTYKKNLKEHLG from the coding sequence ATGGCTAAGCTTACTATTGTAAATGTAGATGATGAGTATCCTGCATTACAGCTTGTAAAACAATATTGTGATCAGCTTGAAGAGGTTGAACTGCTGGCTTCGTTTCAGAAGCCGGAGGAAGCACTGGCTTTTTTGAGAGAGAATAAAGTGGATCTGGTTGTTTTCGACATCAATATGCCCGGGATTAATGGAGTAGAGCTTTTGCAGCAGCTTCCGGATCCGCCGTTGTGTATTTTTCTTACTTTGGAAACAAAATATGCGGTGAAGGCCTTTGAACTGGATGTTGTGCATTATCTTATAAAGCCAGTAGATTTTGATACATTTAAGAAAGCGGTCAATAAGGCAAGGGATTTTGTTCAGTTTAAAAACTCCTCCAGCAGCCAGCATCAGGAAGATTATATCATGTTCAAATCCAACTATGTGATGAACAAGGTTTTTCTTAAGGATATTTTATGGATACAGGGATTTGGAGAATATATTGTGCTGATGACCCCATTGAAAAAATATATGATTTTGGAGAGAATGTCCAATTTTGAGGAGAAATTTCAGCATTTCGGGTTTATCAGAATTCACAAGTCTTATATTGTGTTGTCAGAACATATCAGTTCCTATAATTCCGGTCATGTTTTTTTGAAAAACGGAGAAGAGCTTCCGCTGGGAAGAACCTATAAAAAGAATTTGAAAGAACATTTAGGGTAA
- a CDS encoding sensor histidine kinase: protein MTYFTENYFLDSAQLVISIILNTIFNIGIYYLVYYYLVPRFYLSNKYPEFILYALIYFLVSSLFRILWEPAVFQIDFSEKGYHVGFLYNVYISQGIIILVGSFLGITKDKFLIEQDVISLGEEKDQLYLDLLKSKLNPHFLLNTLNNIYANSFTQSEKTSDSILQLSRLLKYIIYDSGKEKVTVSQEFSSLKALAALYQLKYNNQLDIVMDIEEQEAFDIAEIPSAILLTLFENALKHSAIGEEAHSFIKLFCKIERSELYFEIINSVGKDRIQPVESNYHGLGNEAIIHILEKFYLDQYEFYSGPKENDQYKIALTITING from the coding sequence ATGACTTATTTCACCGAAAACTACTTCCTGGATTCTGCGCAGCTGGTGATAAGCATTATTTTGAATACAATTTTCAATATTGGAATTTATTATCTCGTCTACTATTATCTCGTTCCCAGATTCTATTTATCCAACAAGTATCCGGAGTTTATCCTCTATGCGCTAATCTATTTTCTGGTGTCCAGTCTTTTCAGGATTCTATGGGAGCCGGCAGTTTTTCAGATAGATTTCAGCGAAAAGGGGTACCACGTAGGTTTTCTCTATAATGTGTATATCTCGCAGGGGATCATAATTCTTGTGGGATCTTTTTTAGGAATTACCAAAGACAAATTTTTAATAGAGCAGGATGTGATCAGCCTTGGAGAAGAAAAAGACCAGCTTTATCTTGATTTGCTGAAATCTAAACTGAATCCTCATTTTCTGCTGAATACCCTTAATAACATCTATGCCAACAGTTTTACCCAGTCGGAAAAGACATCTGATTCTATCCTGCAGCTGAGCAGACTGCTGAAGTACATTATTTATGACAGCGGAAAAGAAAAAGTAACCGTTTCCCAGGAGTTTTCTTCTCTTAAAGCGCTTGCCGCTCTGTACCAGCTTAAATATAATAACCAGCTTGATATTGTGATGGATATTGAAGAGCAGGAAGCATTTGACATTGCTGAGATTCCGTCTGCTATATTGCTTACTTTATTCGAAAATGCCCTAAAGCATTCGGCAATAGGGGAAGAAGCTCATAGTTTTATAAAACTGTTCTGTAAAATTGAGCGCTCCGAACTGTATTTTGAAATTATAAACTCTGTCGGGAAAGATAGAATTCAGCCGGTTGAATCCAATTATCACGGGTTGGGTAATGAAGCAATTATTCATATATTGGAAAAATTTTATCTGGACCAGTATGAGTTTTATTCCGGCCCGAAAGAAAATGATCAATATAAAATTGCTTTAACAATTACTATCAATGGCTAA
- a CDS encoding DUF2490 domain-containing protein yields the protein MKLNIQLTLILSFCLLGSHLRSQSKDNYNMWFQYLMSAKITDKSTLTALTQYRSFDLAYDTRLFLVNAYVDYEVAENIRPAAGAMFLILESYNADDSKKIRYEKRPFQQVTADYYIGRTSISNRLRVEERFISNPDEFEVRIRYLISVRIPFNKKGEKEKLYGILKNEIRMNVDKLEPFDSNRITAGLGIKLGKSSALELAFINQLETKKTSNYGFIGFRNSFDWRKKKQ from the coding sequence ATGAAACTTAATATACAATTAACGCTTATTTTATCATTTTGCCTGCTAGGCAGCCATTTGCGCAGTCAGAGTAAAGACAATTACAATATGTGGTTTCAATACCTGATGTCTGCGAAGATCACCGATAAAAGTACTTTAACCGCGCTTACCCAATACCGTTCCTTTGACCTGGCTTACGACACAAGGCTTTTCCTGGTAAACGCTTATGTAGACTACGAAGTGGCAGAAAATATAAGACCTGCTGCAGGAGCTATGTTTTTGATCCTTGAATCTTATAATGCCGACGATTCCAAAAAGATAAGATATGAAAAAAGACCTTTCCAACAGGTAACTGCTGATTATTACATTGGCAGAACATCAATTTCCAACCGTCTTAGAGTAGAAGAACGTTTTATCAGCAATCCTGATGAATTTGAAGTGAGAATCCGGTATCTGATTTCTGTGAGAATTCCTTTCAATAAAAAAGGAGAAAAAGAAAAGCTCTACGGTATTCTTAAAAATGAAATAAGAATGAATGTGGATAAGCTGGAACCTTTCGACAGCAATCGTATTACGGCAGGCCTCGGAATAAAATTAGGGAAAAGTTCTGCACTGGAACTTGCCTTTATCAATCAGCTGGAAACCAAAAAAACAAGCAATTATGGATTTATAGGTTTCAGAAACAGTTTTGACTGGAGAAAAAAGAAACAATAA
- a CDS encoding CitMHS family transporter: MLTFLGFLMIFIFMMLIMNKKMTPLTALVLVPVLIAVVAGFGPDLGKMMKEGVKEIALTGVMLIFAILYFSLMIDTGLFEPLVNAILKAVGDNPVKTTIGTALLTTLVSLDGDGSSTYIIVVAALLPLYKKQGMNPLVLTCIIMLAGGIMNILPWGGPTARVMSSLKLGHTEIFVPMIPVMLIGLVWVFFVAYILGVREKKRISRHGKYTKYSGQDIAGEDDPALRRPKLIIINLILTIVLLCVMILDIIPLGVAFMIAFCIASVINYPKLKDQQKIISKHAGNALSVAGMIFGAGIFTGILNGTGIMSSMGNSIISIVPKTWGGYLNVITAVFSVPLTFFLTNDAYYFGILPVITATGSQLNIPPDILGRASLVGQASHLLSPLVPSTYLLVSLAGVEFSDHLKFTLKWAIGSSIVMLLSALALGII; the protein is encoded by the coding sequence ATGCTAACATTTCTTGGTTTTTTAATGATTTTCATCTTCATGATGCTCATCATGAACAAAAAGATGACTCCGCTTACCGCTTTAGTCCTTGTGCCTGTATTGATTGCTGTAGTGGCAGGATTCGGGCCCGATCTTGGGAAAATGATGAAAGAGGGCGTAAAAGAAATAGCACTTACAGGGGTTATGCTGATTTTTGCCATCCTGTACTTCAGCCTGATGATTGATACCGGACTTTTTGAGCCGCTTGTGAATGCTATATTAAAAGCTGTGGGAGATAATCCTGTAAAAACAACCATCGGTACTGCCCTTCTCACCACTTTAGTTTCTTTGGATGGCGACGGCTCTTCCACTTATATTATTGTAGTGGCAGCATTACTTCCGCTTTATAAAAAACAGGGAATGAATCCTCTGGTTCTCACCTGCATTATAATGCTTGCAGGCGGTATTATGAACATTTTACCATGGGGTGGTCCTACTGCAAGAGTAATGAGCTCTCTGAAACTTGGCCATACTGAAATCTTTGTCCCTATGATTCCGGTTATGCTGATCGGGTTGGTATGGGTATTTTTTGTTGCCTATATCCTGGGAGTACGGGAGAAAAAAAGAATCAGCAGGCATGGGAAATATACTAAATACAGCGGACAGGATATTGCCGGTGAAGATGATCCTGCATTAAGACGTCCTAAACTTATCATTATCAATTTAATCCTGACCATTGTTCTCCTTTGCGTGATGATTCTGGACATTATTCCTCTGGGAGTTGCTTTTATGATTGCTTTCTGTATCGCTTCTGTAATCAATTATCCGAAACTGAAGGACCAGCAGAAAATCATCTCAAAACATGCAGGAAATGCGCTATCTGTAGCGGGAATGATTTTCGGGGCAGGTATTTTCACAGGAATTCTGAACGGTACTGGAATTATGAGCTCTATGGGAAACAGCATTATCAGTATTGTTCCTAAAACCTGGGGAGGCTACCTGAACGTTATTACTGCTGTATTCAGTGTGCCGCTTACTTTTTTCCTTACTAACGATGCTTATTATTTCGGAATACTGCCGGTTATTACAGCCACAGGCAGCCAGCTGAACATTCCTCCGGATATTTTGGGACGTGCCAGTCTTGTGGGGCAGGCTTCTCACCTGTTAAGCCCTTTGGTTCCTTCCACTTATCTGCTGGTTTCACTGGCCGGTGTTGAATTCTCCGATCACCTGAAATTCACGTTAAAATGGGCCATAGGATCATCAATTGTAATGTTGCTGAGCGCATTGGCTCTTGGTATTATTTAA